From a region of the Stenotrophomonas sp. BIO128-Bstrain genome:
- a CDS encoding TolC family protein, translating to MLVLLVLQHARCRLSGGLMEMSFFLRARRRMACGVLFALALSGPVVAAPPAIPISYPEALQQALANAPTLQVRRSQIDASTEEAARAGALPDPRLIVGLANWPVSGPDAFSLRADEMTTQQVGLMQEFPARAKRRAEQALAQATLAQARSLSMVEQQMVVQAAAQAWIELRSTQQAVDALEGLREPARIAERAARARLAGGTAGASDVLAAQAVLLQLDNRLEQVHAEHAAAQAGLARWLGIAPEAILASGTAPDFSQLPLEPTQLLANLDQHTPLLGWEARQSLAQAQVDAAVAETRPDWSVELTYGRRERALDGMARSDMLMVEVGVGLPLFQKNRQARGIVARRAELEAVSAERDEARRIQAESVQRAMARWRGLTGQLERQNTQSLPLARDRARTALAAYGAGADLQPWLEARRDEIELQLENARLLGEQGRAWAALAYLLPHEENTP from the coding sequence GTGCTCGTGCTGCTTGTGTTGCAGCACGCTCGTTGTCGTTTGTCCGGAGGTCTTATGGAGATGTCCTTCTTTCTGCGTGCAAGACGCAGGATGGCGTGCGGGGTGTTGTTTGCCCTGGCGCTCAGTGGTCCTGTGGTGGCGGCACCGCCCGCTATCCCGATCAGCTATCCCGAAGCACTACAACAAGCGCTTGCTAACGCCCCTACCCTGCAGGTGCGCCGATCCCAGATCGATGCAAGTACCGAAGAAGCCGCGCGTGCCGGCGCGTTGCCCGATCCACGTCTGATCGTGGGGCTGGCGAACTGGCCCGTCAGCGGACCCGATGCCTTCAGTCTGCGGGCAGACGAGATGACCACCCAGCAAGTCGGGCTGATGCAGGAGTTTCCTGCCCGTGCGAAACGACGTGCCGAGCAAGCGCTGGCTCAAGCGACGCTGGCACAAGCGCGCTCACTGTCGATGGTCGAACAGCAGATGGTGGTCCAAGCGGCCGCGCAGGCCTGGATCGAGCTGCGGAGTACGCAGCAAGCCGTAGATGCGTTGGAAGGTTTGCGCGAGCCGGCGCGCATAGCCGAGCGTGCGGCGCGTGCTCGCTTGGCAGGTGGCACGGCCGGGGCCAGTGACGTGCTTGCCGCCCAGGCCGTCCTACTGCAGTTGGACAATCGCCTGGAGCAGGTACATGCGGAGCACGCCGCGGCGCAGGCCGGCCTGGCGCGGTGGTTGGGTATTGCACCAGAGGCGATCTTGGCCAGTGGTACGGCGCCGGATTTTTCGCAGTTGCCATTGGAGCCCACCCAACTGCTGGCCAACCTGGACCAGCACACACCACTACTGGGCTGGGAGGCACGCCAGAGCTTAGCCCAGGCCCAGGTGGATGCGGCCGTGGCCGAAACCCGCCCGGATTGGAGTGTGGAGCTCACCTACGGACGTCGCGAGCGCGCACTCGACGGCATGGCGCGCAGCGACATGCTCATGGTGGAAGTGGGCGTGGGCCTGCCGCTGTTCCAGAAGAACCGCCAAGCACGAGGCATCGTGGCACGACGGGCTGAGCTGGAGGCGGTGTCCGCAGAGCGCGATGAGGCCCGGCGCATCCAAGCCGAGTCGGTGCAACGCGCGATGGCGCGATGGCGCGGGTTAACCGGCCAGTTGGAGCGTCAGAACACGCAGAGCCTGCCTTTGGCGCGCGATCGCGCACGCACGGCGTTGGCCGCCTACGGCGCCGGTGCCGACCTGCAGCCGTGGCTGGAAGCGCGGCGCGATGAGATCGAATTGCAACTGGAGAACGCCCGTCTGCTGGGCGAACAGGGCCGTGCCTGGGCGGCACTGGCCTATCTGCTGCCCCATGAGGAGAACACGCCATGA
- a CDS encoding efflux RND transporter periplasmic adaptor subunit, producing MTPTKTRLTQLAVALGLLALGFASGYAWMTRTSDSTPPTGTSGAGQARKVLYWYDPMAPEQRFDKPGKSPFMDMKLLPKYADEAMGGGTQINPRLQQNVGIRTQEVTVESLGTAVRVPGTLTRDLTQETVVSARTEGLITHVQVKAPFTEVRRGQALATVQAPAWNAAIAEAHTLSQAQSASARELQGAAQQRLRSLGVPSGASARSGVVLGADHSGVVTEILAREGQTVIPGTPLFKINGLDTLWLEASVPQAALGTLRLGTSVQATVNAWPAERFGGQIQALLPQVDMASRTQRARIVLRNPQRRLVPGMFAEVLVQPDASRPCQSFPRRR from the coding sequence ATGACCCCGACCAAGACGCGTCTCACACAGCTCGCCGTGGCCCTCGGGTTGCTGGCGCTCGGCTTTGCCAGCGGCTACGCCTGGATGACTCGAACCTCTGATTCCACCCCGCCCACCGGCACGAGCGGCGCAGGTCAAGCGCGCAAGGTGTTGTACTGGTACGACCCCATGGCGCCGGAGCAGCGATTCGACAAGCCGGGCAAATCTCCGTTCATGGATATGAAGTTGCTGCCCAAATACGCAGATGAGGCCATGGGCGGCGGAACGCAGATCAATCCGCGCCTGCAGCAGAACGTGGGCATACGCACTCAGGAAGTGACGGTAGAGTCACTAGGGACTGCTGTACGCGTGCCGGGCACACTGACGAGGGATCTGACCCAGGAAACCGTGGTCAGTGCGCGCACGGAAGGCTTGATCACCCACGTGCAGGTAAAGGCGCCGTTTACCGAGGTTCGTCGTGGTCAAGCGCTGGCCACCGTGCAGGCCCCGGCATGGAACGCGGCCATCGCCGAAGCACATACCCTGAGCCAAGCTCAGTCCGCGAGCGCGCGTGAGCTACAGGGTGCCGCGCAACAACGGTTGCGTTCGTTGGGTGTTCCTTCTGGCGCCTCGGCCAGAAGTGGCGTCGTGCTTGGCGCAGACCACAGTGGTGTCGTGACCGAGATCCTGGCACGCGAGGGGCAGACGGTGATACCCGGTACGCCACTGTTCAAGATCAATGGGCTGGACACGCTGTGGCTGGAGGCCTCGGTGCCCCAGGCAGCGCTGGGCACCTTGCGGCTGGGGACCTCAGTGCAGGCCACGGTCAATGCATGGCCGGCAGAGCGCTTTGGCGGACAGATCCAGGCGTTGCTTCCCCAGGTCGACATGGCTAGTCGCACGCAGCGGGCGCGAATTGTGCTGCGCAACCCGCAGCGTCGGCTGGTGCCGGGCATGTTCGCCGAGGTTCTGGTGCAGCCCGATGCGAGCAGGCCTTGCCAGTCGTTCCCACGGAGGCGCTGA